One Brassica napus cultivar Da-Ae chromosome C4, Da-Ae, whole genome shotgun sequence genomic region harbors:
- the LOC111213747 gene encoding uncharacterized protein LOC111213747 isoform X3 has translation MVSLTMEEKQLDFNRPLLSVRRPTQASEPEIKPRSSDPVTNKVPPPSSPPVYKSDIKSGPVRNPGTVPFQWEHQPGKPKDETKPGLQSFVEPRYVPKLPPGRGREGQVSSVRKPETRFEDTYLDAADTLSRSESFFYNCSNVSGHGGTVVEPFGTLSSDRQTQDLMMGRFLPAAKALTSEIPPKAEEPVKEKQNKAGDNQICFRSSFGVLNPVPSVRMQAQRAVSVRRMRSKYLDSSNEPVNEDERKLRLNGSVAQGGSLPVESSCTSRTKVSKNFGELLASDDNTWKPSSESPVAEKTLYVDTVHSLDKMVQEESMEQSLLTEEVQNLIRPGEESVIRDEAFTECTDQAIVALPKSNVVVEVTKEKIDLEANFQRNTRNLESTRLHQRSSYHIVPPPPLPKAPSDSWLKRTLLTIPPKNNSFTWLQSLGADDNKINQASPKWETMVKTFNTQQGFVCFSKETLNPIPEA, from the exons ATGGTGAGCTTGACGATGGAAGAGAAGCAATTGGACTTCAACCGCCCGCTTCTATCAGTTAGACGTCCCACACAAGCTTCAGAGCCCGAGATCAAACCAAGATCTTCCGATCCAGTAACCAACAAGGTCCCTCCTCCTTCGTCTCCACCGGTTTACAAGTCTGATATCAAGTCAGGTCCCGTAAGGAACCCAGGAACCGTCCCTTTCCAATGGGAACACCAGCCTGGAAAACCAAAAGACGAAACCAAACCGGGTTTACAAAGCTTCGTTGAGCCACGTTATGTGCCAAAGCTTCCTCCTGGGAGGGGTAGAGAAGGACAAGTATCATCAGTGAGGAAGCCTGAAACTAGATTCGAGGATACTTATCTTGATGCAGCTGATACGCTTTCGAGATCTGAGTCGTTTTTCTACAACTGTAGTAATGTGAGTGGTCATGGTGGGACGGTGGTAGAGCCTTTTGGAACTTTATCGAGTGATAGACAGACGCAGGATCTAATGATGGGGAGGTTCTTGCCTGCAGCTAAGGCCTTGACTTCAGAAATACCTCCTAAGGCAGAGGAACCGGTTAAGGAGAAACAGAACAAAGCTGGGGATAATCAGATTTGCTTCAGAAGCTCTTTTGGAGTGTTGAATCCTGTTCCGTCTGTGAGGATGCAGGCGCAGAGAGCTGTTTCTGTTCGCCGTATGCGTTCTAAGTATCTAGATAGTTCTAATGAGCCTGTGAACGAAGATGAGAGGAAGTTGAGACTAAATGGTTCAGTTGCACAAGGTGGGTCATTACCAGTTGAAAGCTCTTGCACTTCACGCACTAAGGTCAGCAAAAACTTTGGTGAGCTCTTGGCTAGTGATGATAACACATGGAAACCTTCTTCAGAGTCTCCTGTGGCTGAGAAAACTCTGTATGTAGATACTGTGCATTCACTAGACAAGATGGTACAAGAAGAGTCCATGGAGCAATCTTTACTTACAGAAGAAGTGCAGAACTTGATTAGACCCGGTGAGGAAAGTGTTATAAGAGATGAGGCTTTCACTGAATGTACTGATCAAGCTATTGTTGCACTGCCAAAGTCCAATGTGGTTGTGGAGGTTACAAAGGAGAAGATTGATCTTGAAGCCAATTTTCAGAGAAACACAAGGAATCTTGAAAGTACCAGGCTTCACCAACGTTCAAGTTATCATATTGTGCCACCACCACCATTACCAAAAGCTCCTTCAGATTCTTGGTTGAAGCGTACATTGCTTACAATCCCACCAAAGAACAACTCATTCACATGGTTACAGTCTCTTGGAGCTGATGATAATAAGATTAATCAAGCAAGTCCCAAGTGGGAAACTATGGTCAAAACCTTCAATACACAGCAAGGGTTTGTGTGCTTCTCCAAG GAGACACTCAACCCTATACCAGAGGCTTAG
- the LOC106454863 gene encoding blue copper protein: MLKRHFGPYINISAPSRLLTKQTYNFIYLFQTCLACLFSFQIKKNKTTIMALIKNESLFASLMIFVALFGVVVGGTVHNVGDSKGWTMMGVDYEAWASSRTFQVGDSLVFVYNKDYHDVNKVTPNNFELCEPSNPLERYETGSDTVTLTKPGVHNFICGVPSHCDIGQKLQIVVLPASLGPVAAPVPRPVRSPSSFSSPSPSPLADSPVKNGPRYQMGPAPAPHSTASDSSAGMGFYSLISLFSLFILV; the protein is encoded by the coding sequence ATGCTCAAACGACACTTCGGGCCCTATATAAACATCTCAGCGCCCTCTCGACTTCTAACCAAACAAACTTACAACTTCATATATCTCTTCCAAACTTGCTTGGCCTGCTTATTCTCATTCCAAATAAAGAAGAACAAAACAACGATCATGGCTTTGATCAAGAACGAATCCTTATTTGCTTCTTTGATGATTTTTGTGGCACTCTTTGGAGTTGTAGTTGGAGGCACCGTTCACAATGTCGGAGACTCAAAAGGATGGACCATGATGGGCGTTGATTACGAGGCATGGGCTTCTTCAAGAACTTTTCAAGTCGGAGACTCTTTGGTCTTCGTATACAACAAAGACTACCACGACGTCAATAAAGTCACTCCCAACAATTTCGAGCTGTGTGAACCATCTAATCCATTAGAAAGATACGAAACCGGGTCCGACACGGTCACTCTAACAAAACCAGGAGTCCACAACTTTATATGCGGAGTTCCTAGTCACTGCGACATCGGACAAAAGCTTCAAATAGTAGTGTTACCAGCCTCGTTGGGTCCTGTTGCAGCTCCTGTTCCTAGACCAGTCCGATCACCAAGCTCATTCTCGTCTCCTTCACCGTCTCCGTTGGCAGATTCACCGGTTAAGAATGGTCCAAGGTACCAGATGGGGCCAGCACCAGCTCCACATAGCACAGCCTCAGACTCTAGTGCGGGGATGGGATTCTACTCcctaatttctttattttctcttttcatCTTAGTTTGA
- the LOC111213747 gene encoding uncharacterized protein LOC111213747 isoform X2, whose amino-acid sequence MYLQPTDLCLMVSLTMEEKQLDFNRPLLSVRRPTQASEPEIKPRSSDPVTNKVPPPSSPPVYKSDIKSGPVRNPGTVPFQWEHQPGKPKDETKPGLQSFVEPRYVPKLPPGRGREGQVSSVRKPETRFEDTYLDAADTLSRSESFFYNCSNVSGHGGTVVEPFGTLSSDRQTQDLMMGRFLPAAKALTSEIPPKAEEPVKEKQNKAGDNQICFRSSFGVLNPVPSVRMQAQRAVSVRRMRSKYLDSSNEPVNEDERKLRLNGSVAQGGSLPVESSCTSRTKVSKNFGELLASDDNTWKPSSESPVAEKTLYVDTVHSLDKMVQEESMEQSLLTEEVQNLIRPGEESVIRDEAFTECTDQAIVALPKSNVVVEVTKEKIDLEANFQRNTRNLESTRLHQRSSYHIVPPPPLPKAPSDSWLKRTLLTIPPKNNSFTWLQSLGADDNKINQASPKWETMVKTFNTQQGFVCFSKETLNPIPEA is encoded by the exons ATGTATCTGC AACCAACTGATCTCTGTTTAATGGTGAGCTTGACGATGGAAGAGAAGCAATTGGACTTCAACCGCCCGCTTCTATCAGTTAGACGTCCCACACAAGCTTCAGAGCCCGAGATCAAACCAAGATCTTCCGATCCAGTAACCAACAAGGTCCCTCCTCCTTCGTCTCCACCGGTTTACAAGTCTGATATCAAGTCAGGTCCCGTAAGGAACCCAGGAACCGTCCCTTTCCAATGGGAACACCAGCCTGGAAAACCAAAAGACGAAACCAAACCGGGTTTACAAAGCTTCGTTGAGCCACGTTATGTGCCAAAGCTTCCTCCTGGGAGGGGTAGAGAAGGACAAGTATCATCAGTGAGGAAGCCTGAAACTAGATTCGAGGATACTTATCTTGATGCAGCTGATACGCTTTCGAGATCTGAGTCGTTTTTCTACAACTGTAGTAATGTGAGTGGTCATGGTGGGACGGTGGTAGAGCCTTTTGGAACTTTATCGAGTGATAGACAGACGCAGGATCTAATGATGGGGAGGTTCTTGCCTGCAGCTAAGGCCTTGACTTCAGAAATACCTCCTAAGGCAGAGGAACCGGTTAAGGAGAAACAGAACAAAGCTGGGGATAATCAGATTTGCTTCAGAAGCTCTTTTGGAGTGTTGAATCCTGTTCCGTCTGTGAGGATGCAGGCGCAGAGAGCTGTTTCTGTTCGCCGTATGCGTTCTAAGTATCTAGATAGTTCTAATGAGCCTGTGAACGAAGATGAGAGGAAGTTGAGACTAAATGGTTCAGTTGCACAAGGTGGGTCATTACCAGTTGAAAGCTCTTGCACTTCACGCACTAAGGTCAGCAAAAACTTTGGTGAGCTCTTGGCTAGTGATGATAACACATGGAAACCTTCTTCAGAGTCTCCTGTGGCTGAGAAAACTCTGTATGTAGATACTGTGCATTCACTAGACAAGATGGTACAAGAAGAGTCCATGGAGCAATCTTTACTTACAGAAGAAGTGCAGAACTTGATTAGACCCGGTGAGGAAAGTGTTATAAGAGATGAGGCTTTCACTGAATGTACTGATCAAGCTATTGTTGCACTGCCAAAGTCCAATGTGGTTGTGGAGGTTACAAAGGAGAAGATTGATCTTGAAGCCAATTTTCAGAGAAACACAAGGAATCTTGAAAGTACCAGGCTTCACCAACGTTCAAGTTATCATATTGTGCCACCACCACCATTACCAAAAGCTCCTTCAGATTCTTGGTTGAAGCGTACATTGCTTACAATCCCACCAAAGAACAACTCATTCACATGGTTACAGTCTCTTGGAGCTGATGATAATAAGATTAATCAAGCAAGTCCCAAGTGGGAAACTATGGTCAAAACCTTCAATACACAGCAAGGGTTTGTGTGCTTCTCCAAG GAGACACTCAACCCTATACCAGAGGCTTAG
- the LOC111213747 gene encoding uncharacterized protein LOC111213747 isoform X1, producing MMNLISAEPTDLCLMVSLTMEEKQLDFNRPLLSVRRPTQASEPEIKPRSSDPVTNKVPPPSSPPVYKSDIKSGPVRNPGTVPFQWEHQPGKPKDETKPGLQSFVEPRYVPKLPPGRGREGQVSSVRKPETRFEDTYLDAADTLSRSESFFYNCSNVSGHGGTVVEPFGTLSSDRQTQDLMMGRFLPAAKALTSEIPPKAEEPVKEKQNKAGDNQICFRSSFGVLNPVPSVRMQAQRAVSVRRMRSKYLDSSNEPVNEDERKLRLNGSVAQGGSLPVESSCTSRTKVSKNFGELLASDDNTWKPSSESPVAEKTLYVDTVHSLDKMVQEESMEQSLLTEEVQNLIRPGEESVIRDEAFTECTDQAIVALPKSNVVVEVTKEKIDLEANFQRNTRNLESTRLHQRSSYHIVPPPPLPKAPSDSWLKRTLLTIPPKNNSFTWLQSLGADDNKINQASPKWETMVKTFNTQQGFVCFSKETLNPIPEA from the exons ATGATGAACTTGATTAGTGCAGAACCAACTGATCTCTGTTTAATGGTGAGCTTGACGATGGAAGAGAAGCAATTGGACTTCAACCGCCCGCTTCTATCAGTTAGACGTCCCACACAAGCTTCAGAGCCCGAGATCAAACCAAGATCTTCCGATCCAGTAACCAACAAGGTCCCTCCTCCTTCGTCTCCACCGGTTTACAAGTCTGATATCAAGTCAGGTCCCGTAAGGAACCCAGGAACCGTCCCTTTCCAATGGGAACACCAGCCTGGAAAACCAAAAGACGAAACCAAACCGGGTTTACAAAGCTTCGTTGAGCCACGTTATGTGCCAAAGCTTCCTCCTGGGAGGGGTAGAGAAGGACAAGTATCATCAGTGAGGAAGCCTGAAACTAGATTCGAGGATACTTATCTTGATGCAGCTGATACGCTTTCGAGATCTGAGTCGTTTTTCTACAACTGTAGTAATGTGAGTGGTCATGGTGGGACGGTGGTAGAGCCTTTTGGAACTTTATCGAGTGATAGACAGACGCAGGATCTAATGATGGGGAGGTTCTTGCCTGCAGCTAAGGCCTTGACTTCAGAAATACCTCCTAAGGCAGAGGAACCGGTTAAGGAGAAACAGAACAAAGCTGGGGATAATCAGATTTGCTTCAGAAGCTCTTTTGGAGTGTTGAATCCTGTTCCGTCTGTGAGGATGCAGGCGCAGAGAGCTGTTTCTGTTCGCCGTATGCGTTCTAAGTATCTAGATAGTTCTAATGAGCCTGTGAACGAAGATGAGAGGAAGTTGAGACTAAATGGTTCAGTTGCACAAGGTGGGTCATTACCAGTTGAAAGCTCTTGCACTTCACGCACTAAGGTCAGCAAAAACTTTGGTGAGCTCTTGGCTAGTGATGATAACACATGGAAACCTTCTTCAGAGTCTCCTGTGGCTGAGAAAACTCTGTATGTAGATACTGTGCATTCACTAGACAAGATGGTACAAGAAGAGTCCATGGAGCAATCTTTACTTACAGAAGAAGTGCAGAACTTGATTAGACCCGGTGAGGAAAGTGTTATAAGAGATGAGGCTTTCACTGAATGTACTGATCAAGCTATTGTTGCACTGCCAAAGTCCAATGTGGTTGTGGAGGTTACAAAGGAGAAGATTGATCTTGAAGCCAATTTTCAGAGAAACACAAGGAATCTTGAAAGTACCAGGCTTCACCAACGTTCAAGTTATCATATTGTGCCACCACCACCATTACCAAAAGCTCCTTCAGATTCTTGGTTGAAGCGTACATTGCTTACAATCCCACCAAAGAACAACTCATTCACATGGTTACAGTCTCTTGGAGCTGATGATAATAAGATTAATCAAGCAAGTCCCAAGTGGGAAACTATGGTCAAAACCTTCAATACACAGCAAGGGTTTGTGTGCTTCTCCAAG GAGACACTCAACCCTATACCAGAGGCTTAG